TCCGCCGCAATTCATTCATAAATGCCCAGGCGTCCATTTCCGGCATGTCGATGTCTAGTAGGATAACATCGGGAAATTCCTCGGCATTTTCAATTTCTTTGAATGAATCAATAGCAACTTTTCCATTCTTGTAACTAAGAATCTGACTAAATAACTGACTTTTCTCAATTATTTTTTTTGTAATTAATTGATAGATGGGGTCATCATCAATGATACAGATACTTTTTGGGGCGTTCATCTGAAATATATTTTAAAAGTTGTTCCTTCGCCTAATGCGCTTTTAACGACAACTCTTCCACCCATAGCATCAATCTGGTTTTTAGAAATGAATAAACCGATTCCTCTTGCTTCACCGTGATTGGTGAATGTTTTGTACATTCCGAAAAGTTTTTCTCCATTTTTTTCCAAATCAATTCCTATTCCGTTGTCTGTTATTTCTAAAACGGTTTTTCCTTCTTCCTGATACGATTTGAGGTCAATGACCGTTTGTCTGTCAGGATGTCCGTATCGAATGGCATTCGATATAAAATTAAGCAATATACTTTCCAGATAAGCAGGATTGTATTTTACTTCTATATCATTGTTTACTTCATTCTTAATTATTACATCATTCTTTAAAATTTGTTCTCGGAGTACATCCAGTGTTTTTACTATGTATTTATTTAGGTTTAAGGGTTCAATAATAAGGTTAATATTGGTTTGAATGGTGACAACTTCATTCAGATTGTTCATGGTTTCATTAAGTACCGAAGAAACAGATTTCAGCAGCTGAATCATTTCTTCTCTTTCTTCATCGGTATCCGCAGATTCAATCAGATTGGAGATGGATTGAATATTGCTGGTATGCGAACGCAGGTTGTGCGAAACGATATACGAGAAGTTTAAAAGACGCTTGTTCTGTTCGGTAACCAGATGGAGGGTATTGTTCAGTTCAAGCTCTGCCATTTTGGCTTTGGTAATGTCAATCATGATACCTCTCAGGTTTACGGCAATATCATTTTCGACCACAACGCTAACGATGTCACGAAGCCATACGATTTCGCCGTCTTTGCGAATCATGCGGTATTCGGAGTCGTGTTGTCTTTTTTCGTAAGTGTATCGGGAGAAATACTCGATTACCCATTCCCTGTCGTCCGGATGAACGTGGTTGATCCAGAAAGAAGGGGAGTCCAGCCATTCTTCCGGTGTATAGCCTAAGATGTCTTCTACTTTACGGCTGATAAATGTAAAATCATAAGTATTCGGATCGCCTTCCCATACAATACCATCGATAGTGTTGATCAGGGATTCGATTTTCTGCTGCGATTTCAGAATGACTTCTTCAGAGTTTTTACGTTCCGTAATGTCCTCTGTCGATACCAGAACGCGTTCTAAAGTGCCTTCATATTCCGGTACCACGCTCCATCTGAAATGAATGTGGCGGTGCTCGTTATCCAGCAGTCTTACCTGGGAATCCCCGGTAATGTGGTTTTGTCTTTGTGTAATGGCAATTAATTGTTTGGTGAAGATAGGAATGCCTTCTTCGTCAAAAATGGTGCTTAATTTACCTTTTAATATGTTTTTGTCTTTAACGGAATGTAAGGCCAGGCACATGTTGTTGACATCGATTACCTTAACCATGGTAAGGCAGTTCAGGACAACATCGCGGTTGTTTTTGAAATAATTCTCAACATATTCTTTACTGGCGTCAATAAGATCCAGTTCGCTTAGATAATTTTTTACTTCGGAGAAATCTTCTTCCCATAAGGGGATAGGGGAGTTGTTGAATAAACTTTTAAAACGTTTTTCACTTCTCTTGATTCTGTCCTGTGCTTCTTTTTTGTCGGTTATATCTTCAATGATACCAATGTGTGAAGTCGGTTTTTCGCCAACAGACCATAGCGGTGTAATGGTAACGCTTGCCCAGACAATGTTTCCGTCTTTGTGGAAGAAGCGTTTTTCAAGTCCGAATTCCCGGATGACACCTCTTTTCAGAAGCCTCATTTTTTTGAAATCATTTTCCAGATCGTTAGGATGGGTGATCATCATATAATCCATCTTGCTGATTTCGTTGGTTTCATATCCCAGCATTTGGCAAAAGCGTTCGTTGGCTTCTATGAACGTACTGGAATTGGAATCAATATGGGCAATTCCGATGGCGGCCTGTTCGAATATGGATTTGAACTTAATCTCGCTCTTCATTAAACGAAGTGCCTGAGAATGTACCAGACGCTGTAGTTCTGATGGTCTTTTTAATAAGCTTGTCGTAAATAAGCCGCAAATCAGCGAAAGCACGATCGCCAGGATGGCTATCGGTGTTAGCTGTTTGATTAAATAGTAATTGTTTGTGGTAATCAGGTATAATTTCCAGTCTCCTTCCGGGAAGGAAACGGTCAGGTGTGTTCTTTTTCGGAAATTTTTCTTATTCGGCAAGAAGAATTCTTCTTTACCGGTATCGGTATCGGTTTTTGAGAACTGAAAGTAATATTTGTCTTTAGAGAATGCTTTGATACCGGAAGACTCCAGAAAGGTGTCAAAACGGATCACAACGGCGCAGAAGCCCCAGAATTTATTGGCTTTAAAAACCGGAAACCGTCCGATGATGCCCAATCCGCCCTGTTTTAATTCTACCGGACCGGCATAGTACATTTTACGGAGCTCAATAGCTTTTAAAGCGGATTTGTTTTTTTTTAAAGGGTCAAGGATGTTGTAATTAACAACGGCTTCATTTCCTTCTAAAGGATATACATATTTGATCACACCGCCCGGAACCAATTCGATAGCATCAATATTCGGACTGGATTCGATGAGTTGTTTTCCTACTTCGTTAAAGTTTTTGGAATGACCGTTATCGTCAATGGTCATGGCTAACGTTAGGGTTGTGATGTAACTGTTTTTCAAAGACTGCTCAATATTCTGATGAACGACATTCAGAATACTGCTCATTTCACGCTGTTCGCTTTCTTTTATGATTTGATAACGTAGAAAAAGAATTAAATTTGAGATTAAAAATAAAAGTGTAAATACCAATATCCCAGTGGTTTTAGGTCTTGATAAAAACCAACTTATGAGAATAGTAATTTTTTTATCCAGATTCATTAGAGATGCCTTTGGGGATGGGTGTTAAAACTTTATAAATTTATAAAAAATACGAATAAATGAATTAAAAAAAATGCAAAAAACTCATTATTTCACAATAAAAGTTAGATTTGAATAAAAAAAAAGCTCATCTTAAAGATGAGCTGATATTGTGACCTCGACAGGATTCAAACCTGTAACCTTCTGAGCCGTAATCAGATGCGCTATTCAGTTGCGCCACGAGGCCTTGTTTTTACGGGTGCAAATATAGGCAATAATGTG
This region of Flavobacterium inviolabile genomic DNA includes:
- a CDS encoding response regulator, whose protein sequence is MNAPKSICIIDDDPIYQLITKKIIEKSQLFSQILSYKNGKVAIDSFKEIENAEEFPDVILLDIDMPEMDAWAFMNELRRIDFKFEKKPAIYIASSSIANEDREKANSFPEIIGYLCKPIDRDILERIDLENPKN
- a CDS encoding PAS domain S-box protein, which encodes MSSILNVVHQNIEQSLKNSYITTLTLAMTIDDNGHSKNFNEVGKQLIESSPNIDAIELVPGGVIKYVYPLEGNEAVVNYNILDPLKKNKSALKAIELRKMYYAGPVELKQGGLGIIGRFPVFKANKFWGFCAVVIRFDTFLESSGIKAFSKDKYYFQFSKTDTDTGKEEFFLPNKKNFRKRTHLTVSFPEGDWKLYLITTNNYYLIKQLTPIAILAIVLSLICGLFTTSLLKRPSELQRLVHSQALRLMKSEIKFKSIFEQAAIGIAHIDSNSSTFIEANERFCQMLGYETNEISKMDYMMITHPNDLENDFKKMRLLKRGVIREFGLEKRFFHKDGNIVWASVTITPLWSVGEKPTSHIGIIEDITDKKEAQDRIKRSEKRFKSLFNNSPIPLWEEDFSEVKNYLSELDLIDASKEYVENYFKNNRDVVLNCLTMVKVIDVNNMCLALHSVKDKNILKGKLSTIFDEEGIPIFTKQLIAITQRQNHITGDSQVRLLDNEHRHIHFRWSVVPEYEGTLERVLVSTEDITERKNSEEVILKSQQKIESLINTIDGIVWEGDPNTYDFTFISRKVEDILGYTPEEWLDSPSFWINHVHPDDREWVIEYFSRYTYEKRQHDSEYRMIRKDGEIVWLRDIVSVVVENDIAVNLRGIMIDITKAKMAELELNNTLHLVTEQNKRLLNFSYIVSHNLRSHTSNIQSISNLIESADTDEEREEMIQLLKSVSSVLNETMNNLNEVVTIQTNINLIIEPLNLNKYIVKTLDVLREQILKNDVIIKNEVNNDIEVKYNPAYLESILLNFISNAIRYGHPDRQTVIDLKSYQEEGKTVLEITDNGIGIDLEKNGEKLFGMYKTFTNHGEARGIGLFISKNQIDAMGGRVVVKSALGEGTTFKIYFR